One region of Permianibacter fluminis genomic DNA includes:
- a CDS encoding serine/threonine-protein kinase, translating to MWIPGYRIVRTLGEGGMATVYLAVQENFEREVALKIMSPQLARGDSSYGERFIREARIVAQLNHPHIVAVYDVGVHDGQHYLAMEYVPGSDLKLKRLDLSLAQTLSAVKQIALALEYAHKKGYVHRDIKPENVLLNEDNSRAVLTDFGIARPSGVEGGLTQTGTAIGTPSYMSPEQALGKPLDHRTDLYSLGVVLYFLLVGEVPFTADSAVAVGIKHAVEPVPRLPAALMPFQLIIDKALAKAADKRFQTGAEFAHALDELITKLNSELEQAWRAQLHAMAGAEKAAPAATIISGANPTIAPPTRTPAGTPSAAAHSSGNPSAAMSVARSPATPTIVGEAALVAHAIDRPGGQARARSVLQTPAQPAAKSGKGLLIALTLVLVAAGAAGWLWYQQKSAVATDATAASNSKPAATNDQTVTVPVSNPTTAENGSGSDAGNLTGSNTATETNAAPTEPASDATNTSSSTNTNTNAGDVANAPTQAPVSEAKPEPVAAEPGPSIPAVAETAPASEPVAADPKAEALRKLLADADKRLKAGKLIEPANDNAEALYQQALKLDNKNAAAKDGLKNVGTALAKQGIDASKAGDGLRATMLYERAVVLAPKARDVQLLKQRLDGAARAEQAKPLLAKAKQYETAGALITPANANAYDLYKQAQKIDPASTLALAGLSQVEVKLADEIERLWRKGQVGEASALYAGAKERYPDSKDIADAGKAIVQGANRKPKPKPSDTLDDELQRPEILSLRVSGNPINSLPSDQPTLLVIGTSLHAAFTYQNFKSGSTVVEATLYDDNHQIKLGSKKLTLNYDAGELRFQIDRPVEGFPDGEYFLDLFANGERLSSLPFKIQRADLF from the coding sequence ATGTGGATTCCGGGATACCGCATCGTCCGTACACTGGGTGAAGGCGGCATGGCCACGGTTTATCTGGCCGTACAAGAAAATTTCGAGCGCGAAGTCGCGCTCAAGATCATGTCGCCGCAGCTCGCGCGCGGCGACAGCTCCTATGGCGAACGCTTCATTCGCGAAGCCCGCATCGTCGCCCAGCTCAATCATCCGCATATCGTCGCGGTCTATGACGTCGGCGTCCACGACGGCCAGCATTATCTGGCCATGGAATACGTTCCCGGCAGCGATCTGAAACTGAAGCGGCTGGACCTGTCGCTGGCGCAGACGCTGAGCGCGGTCAAACAAATCGCACTGGCGCTCGAGTACGCGCACAAAAAAGGTTATGTCCACCGCGACATCAAACCGGAAAATGTGCTGCTGAACGAAGACAACAGCCGTGCCGTGCTGACCGATTTCGGTATTGCCCGGCCATCCGGTGTCGAAGGCGGCCTGACCCAGACCGGCACCGCCATCGGCACGCCGAGTTACATGAGCCCGGAACAAGCGCTCGGCAAGCCGCTCGATCACCGCACCGATTTGTATAGCCTCGGCGTAGTGCTGTATTTCCTGCTGGTCGGTGAAGTGCCGTTCACCGCCGACTCGGCCGTCGCCGTTGGCATCAAGCACGCCGTCGAACCGGTGCCGCGGCTGCCGGCCGCGCTGATGCCGTTCCAGCTGATCATCGACAAAGCCCTGGCCAAGGCCGCTGACAAACGTTTTCAAACCGGCGCCGAATTTGCCCACGCGCTGGATGAGCTGATCACGAAACTGAACAGCGAACTCGAGCAAGCCTGGCGGGCGCAGCTTCACGCCATGGCCGGTGCGGAAAAAGCCGCCCCGGCCGCGACCATCATCAGCGGCGCCAATCCGACCATTGCCCCGCCGACGCGGACACCTGCCGGAACACCATCCGCGGCAGCGCATTCATCAGGAAACCCGTCAGCAGCAATGTCTGTAGCAAGGTCACCCGCAACGCCGACGATCGTCGGCGAAGCGGCGCTAGTGGCACACGCAATTGATCGCCCCGGTGGGCAGGCGCGCGCACGATCGGTGCTGCAAACACCGGCGCAGCCCGCGGCAAAATCCGGCAAAGGTCTGTTGATTGCGCTGACGCTGGTGCTGGTTGCCGCTGGCGCCGCTGGCTGGCTCTGGTACCAACAAAAATCCGCCGTTGCCACCGATGCGACCGCTGCAAGCAACAGCAAACCTGCGGCGACGAATGATCAAACCGTCACCGTGCCGGTCAGTAATCCCACGACTGCCGAAAACGGCAGCGGTAGCGATGCCGGCAACCTCACGGGCAGCAACACGGCCACGGAAACAAACGCAGCACCAACCGAGCCGGCAAGCGACGCGACCAACACCAGCAGCAGCACCAATACCAACACCAATGCCGGCGACGTCGCCAATGCGCCGACTCAGGCACCGGTGAGCGAAGCCAAACCGGAGCCGGTCGCTGCTGAACCCGGCCCCAGCATACCGGCCGTTGCCGAAACCGCGCCGGCGAGCGAACCGGTTGCTGCTGATCCGAAAGCCGAAGCTCTTCGCAAACTGCTCGCCGATGCCGACAAGCGCCTGAAGGCCGGCAAGCTGATCGAACCGGCCAATGACAATGCCGAAGCGCTGTATCAGCAGGCACTAAAACTCGACAACAAAAATGCCGCCGCCAAAGACGGCCTGAAAAATGTCGGCACCGCGCTGGCGAAACAAGGCATCGATGCCAGCAAAGCCGGCGACGGTCTACGCGCCACCATGTTGTATGAGCGCGCTGTTGTACTGGCACCGAAAGCGCGCGACGTGCAGCTGCTCAAACAACGGCTGGACGGCGCCGCGCGTGCCGAACAAGCCAAGCCGCTGCTCGCCAAGGCCAAACAATATGAGACCGCCGGCGCCCTGATCACACCGGCCAATGCCAATGCCTACGATCTGTACAAACAAGCGCAGAAAATCGATCCGGCCAGCACGCTGGCACTGGCCGGTTTGTCGCAAGTGGAAGTGAAGCTGGCCGATGAAATCGAACGGCTCTGGCGCAAGGGCCAGGTTGGCGAAGCCAGTGCGCTGTATGCCGGCGCCAAAGAGCGTTATCCGGACAGCAAGGACATTGCCGATGCTGGCAAAGCGATTGTCCAGGGCGCCAACCGCAAGCCGAAACCGAAGCCGAGCGACACGCTGGACGATGAATTGCAACGCCCGGAGATCTTGTCGCTGCGCGTCTCCGGCAATCCGATCAACAGCCTGCCGTCCGATCAACCAACGCTGCTGGTCATCGGTACCAGTTTGCACGCTGCGTTCACTTACCAGAATTTCAAATCCGGCTCGACCGTGGTCGAAGCAACGCTGTACGACGACAACCACCAGATCAAACTCGGCAGCAAGAAACTGACGCTGAATTACGACGCCGGCGAACTGCGTTTCCAGATCGACCGGCCGGTCGAAGGCTTCCCGGACGGCGAGTATTTTCTTGACTTGTTCGCCAACGGCGAGCGACTGTCCAGTCTGCCGTTCAAGATCCAGCGGGCCGATTTGTTCTGA
- a CDS encoding PP2C family protein-serine/threonine phosphatase — protein MTMIRLQALTDVGRVRSGNEDCVFADPGGRFAVLADGMGGANAGEVASHLAVDTIRARLTATLAHQQLPVVDELQEQLLIAIEEAQRQIRTRASRDPQCAGMGTTVVAAVINADQLIIAHVGDSRLYRLRGGEFKALTKDHSLVQLHVDQGLLTAEEARSSSQKNILLQVLGSEQMPVIATAIHQLADDDRYLLCSDGLNDLLSDHEIGALLGNKWLGQKERAQALVDAANQLGGRDNVSVVLIDVGDGDASSGWRDKLKQWWR, from the coding sequence ATGACCATGATCCGGCTGCAGGCACTGACCGATGTCGGCCGCGTCCGCAGTGGCAACGAGGATTGCGTGTTTGCCGATCCGGGTGGCCGCTTTGCCGTGCTGGCCGATGGCATGGGCGGCGCCAATGCCGGCGAGGTCGCCAGCCACCTTGCGGTCGATACCATCCGGGCCCGGCTGACGGCGACGCTGGCCCATCAGCAATTGCCGGTGGTGGACGAGCTGCAGGAACAATTGCTGATTGCCATCGAAGAAGCGCAGCGGCAGATCCGCACCCGCGCCAGCCGCGATCCGCAATGCGCCGGCATGGGCACGACCGTGGTCGCCGCCGTCATCAATGCTGATCAGTTGATCATCGCCCACGTCGGCGACTCCCGGCTGTACCGTTTGCGTGGTGGCGAGTTCAAGGCGCTGACCAAGGATCATTCGCTGGTCCAGCTGCACGTTGATCAAGGTTTGCTGACTGCCGAAGAAGCGCGCAGCTCCAGCCAGAAAAACATTCTGCTGCAAGTGCTCGGCTCCGAGCAGATGCCGGTGATCGCCACGGCAATTCATCAGCTGGCCGATGACGACCGTTATCTGCTGTGTTCGGACGGGCTCAATGATTTGCTCAGCGATCACGAAATCGGCGCCCTGCTCGGCAACAAATGGCTGGGTCAGAAGGAGCGCGCGCAGGCGCTGGTAGATGCCGCCAATCAGCTCGGCGGCCGCGACAATGTCTCAGTGGTGCTGATCGACGTCGGCGATGGCGACGCCAGCAGCGGCTGGCGCGACAAACTGAAGCAGTGGTGGCGCTGA
- a CDS encoding Rossmann-fold NAD(P)-binding domain-containing protein: MTKTDDQRQRWRSYSALAAPAMFAIDTLLSNRVASLPPATGWRPPCSIDCAWQARKPAATISRILRRLALREGMMSNVICGQGRLGGRVTALLAARQLPLIPLRLDRDAGLINPAGPVPADIDRLLICLVPRHPDGGSGWTGLLNGLQRQLERGELRLRQVLLVSSTAVYESYEHGWVTASSPVTAASARSAGLIEAEQTARALTADSCIVRLAGITGPGYERYDPVAMSQQQPRHAIDVRAAAALIAELALRPAQAARTELITDGYIYFRQQRYPAQPSLPELATLAQQHRLMRPSLSAPELS; the protein is encoded by the coding sequence ATGACAAAGACCGACGACCAGCGTCAGCGGTGGCGGTCGTACAGCGCGTTGGCAGCGCCAGCAATGTTCGCTATCGACACCTTGTTATCGAATCGGGTGGCGTCGTTGCCGCCTGCTACCGGCTGGCGGCCGCCCTGCAGTATCGATTGTGCGTGGCAGGCGCGCAAGCCAGCCGCTACCATCTCGCGCATTCTGCGCCGGCTGGCGCTGCGGGAGGGCATGATGAGCAACGTCATTTGTGGTCAAGGCAGGCTCGGCGGCCGGGTGACGGCGCTGCTTGCCGCTCGTCAGCTGCCGCTGATTCCGTTGCGGCTGGATCGCGATGCGGGCCTGATCAACCCGGCCGGGCCGGTACCGGCCGACATCGATCGCCTGCTGATTTGTCTGGTGCCGCGGCATCCGGACGGCGGTTCCGGCTGGACCGGCTTGCTGAATGGTCTGCAACGCCAGCTCGAGCGCGGTGAATTGCGGCTGCGCCAGGTGTTGCTGGTGTCGTCGACCGCGGTGTACGAAAGCTACGAACATGGCTGGGTCACGGCCAGCAGCCCGGTGACGGCCGCCAGTGCCCGCAGCGCCGGCCTCATCGAAGCCGAACAGACCGCCCGTGCACTGACCGCGGACAGCTGCATTGTCCGGCTGGCCGGTATCACCGGCCCCGGCTATGAGCGCTATGACCCTGTCGCAATGAGTCAGCAGCAGCCACGCCATGCCATCGACGTTCGCGCCGCCGCCGCGCTGATTGCCGAATTGGCACTGCGTCCGGCTCAGGCTGCCCGTACCGAACTGATTACCGACGGCTACATTTATTTTCGCCAGCAGCGCTATCCGGCGCAGCCATCGCTGCCGGAGCTCGCCACCCTCGCACAGCAGCACCGATTGATGCGGCCGTCGTTGTCGGCTCCTGAATTGAGTTAA
- a CDS encoding DODA-type extradiol aromatic ring-opening family dioxygenase — MTRQPVLFVSHGAPTLPLQPGATGALWQQLGAELAAQAAPPRAILVLSAHWASAQPQVSAASQPATIHDFYGFPEPLYALQYPAPGAPALATRIQQLLSEQGIETHVHPDRGLDHGAWVPLLFLRPAADIPVLQLSIQPQRDPRWHFALGLALTALRDDGVLILASGSASHNLREVMSGRYGADSNSSGPDWLQQFRHWLITAVAARDTAALLDYKQQAPHALRNHPTDEHLLPLFAAIGAAGDDAVEHFAPEITLGALAMDVWRWQQGAS, encoded by the coding sequence ATGACCCGTCAACCTGTTCTGTTCGTTTCCCACGGCGCGCCCACGCTGCCGCTGCAACCTGGCGCCACGGGTGCGCTCTGGCAACAGCTTGGCGCTGAGCTCGCCGCGCAAGCGGCACCGCCACGCGCAATTCTGGTGCTATCGGCGCATTGGGCCAGCGCGCAACCGCAAGTCAGCGCGGCAAGCCAGCCCGCCACCATTCACGACTTCTACGGTTTTCCGGAGCCCTTGTACGCGCTGCAGTATCCGGCGCCCGGTGCGCCGGCGCTGGCAACACGCATCCAGCAACTGCTCAGTGAACAAGGCATCGAGACCCACGTGCATCCCGATCGTGGTTTGGATCATGGCGCCTGGGTGCCGCTGCTGTTCCTGCGTCCGGCAGCCGATATTCCGGTGCTGCAATTGTCGATACAGCCGCAGCGCGATCCGCGCTGGCATTTTGCGCTCGGGCTGGCGCTGACGGCGCTGCGCGACGACGGCGTGCTGATTCTGGCCAGCGGTTCGGCCAGCCACAATTTGCGCGAAGTGATGAGCGGGCGCTATGGCGCAGATTCGAATTCATCCGGGCCCGATTGGTTGCAGCAATTTCGACACTGGCTGATCACGGCCGTCGCCGCGCGCGACACCGCCGCTTTGCTCGACTATAAGCAACAGGCGCCGCATGCGCTGCGCAATCATCCGACCGATGAGCATTTGTTGCCGCTGTTCGCCGCCATCGGCGCGGCCGGCGATGATGCCGTCGAACATTTCGCACCGGAAATCACCCTTGGTGCGCTGGCCATGGACGTGTGGCGCTGGCAACAAGGCGCGAGCTGA
- a CDS encoding alpha/beta hydrolase — translation MQTALSPSKSTTVRAEGVPTGIRLGFQLLEKLSPALALTALNRVFARPARHPWPAEEQKWLALAERKTLFSRDMPLPEWDGKALAVYRWRPTTAMTGRVLLMHGWAGRATQLWPFLPGLLAAGKEVIALDAPGHGHSHGRWSSLLQFSRALQRVVRELGPIDGTITHSFGGPSLLHAMTEGLTVPKAVLIAPPIRVLDFTQALVRTLGLSEASRQRLHAHWEEKLGIRFADLDAIKMAAELHGDALIIHDQHDRDVPHSRGALLAEAWPNATLLSTTGLGHRRVLKDPAVVAAALAHLR, via the coding sequence ATGCAAACCGCTCTTTCGCCCAGCAAAAGCACGACCGTTCGCGCGGAAGGAGTGCCGACCGGCATCCGGCTCGGCTTTCAGTTGCTGGAGAAGCTGTCACCGGCATTGGCGCTGACCGCGCTGAACCGGGTCTTTGCCCGGCCGGCCCGTCATCCCTGGCCTGCTGAAGAGCAGAAGTGGCTGGCACTGGCCGAGCGCAAAACCTTGTTCAGCCGCGACATGCCGCTGCCGGAATGGGACGGCAAAGCGCTCGCGGTCTATCGCTGGCGGCCGACCACGGCCATGACCGGCCGGGTCCTGCTGATGCACGGCTGGGCCGGTCGCGCTACCCAGTTGTGGCCATTTCTGCCCGGCTTGCTGGCCGCCGGCAAGGAAGTCATCGCGCTGGATGCGCCCGGCCATGGTCACAGCCACGGTCGCTGGTCGTCGCTGCTGCAGTTCAGCCGCGCGCTGCAACGCGTGGTCCGCGAGCTGGGGCCAATTGATGGCACCATCACCCATTCCTTTGGCGGCCCGTCGCTGCTGCATGCCATGACCGAAGGCCTGACCGTACCCAAAGCCGTGCTCATTGCGCCGCCGATTCGGGTGCTCGATTTCACTCAGGCGCTGGTACGCACACTCGGCTTGAGTGAAGCCAGCCGACAACGGCTGCACGCGCACTGGGAGGAAAAACTCGGCATTCGTTTTGCCGATCTGGACGCCATCAAGATGGCCGCCGAGCTGCACGGCGACGCGCTGATCATTCACGATCAACACGATCGCGATGTCCCACACAGCCGCGGTGCGCTGTTGGCCGAAGCCTGGCCGAATGCCACGCTGCTCAGCACCACCGGTCTCGGTCATCGTCGGGTGCTGAAAGATCCGGCGGTGGTAGCTGCTGCGCTGGCGCACTTGCGCTGA
- a CDS encoding type VI secretion system-associated FHA domain protein, whose protein sequence is MELVFEAVQGPFAGGASAGSVLARFDGSGGIIGRSPECQLVLDDPERTVSRQHAGIRRRGDQFVLEVLSQVNPVLVNGEPCAHGQTAVLNDGDTLAIGPFSVKLKVIVAAPAAVPAVKAETSASADAGSADSQRALQMLSQGLGFPLRANSSAEAEEKLRLYGEMLAEALEGLRRLMLQRAESKSELVPANRTIVVATDKNPIKHAGTRQEMMSLMFSSEAIAAGIVDPVGAVRDAMTDIRQHEAAMLTGLHGAVDGALKRLSPSAIEKETSGGFLPALRKAALWDHYCSRHGELGADMMKSGSTGIWDDFKHSYNEEIARQKARK, encoded by the coding sequence ATGGAACTGGTATTCGAAGCAGTGCAGGGACCGTTTGCTGGCGGGGCAAGTGCCGGCAGTGTGTTGGCCCGGTTCGATGGCAGCGGCGGCATCATCGGTCGCTCGCCGGAATGCCAGCTGGTGCTGGACGATCCGGAGCGCACCGTCTCGCGCCAACATGCCGGCATCCGCCGCCGTGGCGATCAATTTGTGCTCGAAGTGCTGTCGCAGGTCAACCCGGTGCTGGTCAATGGTGAGCCCTGCGCACACGGCCAAACTGCGGTGTTGAACGACGGCGATACCCTTGCCATCGGTCCATTCAGCGTCAAGCTGAAAGTCATCGTTGCCGCACCAGCGGCGGTACCAGCGGTCAAAGCTGAGACGTCGGCCAGTGCTGACGCTGGCAGTGCCGACAGCCAGCGCGCGCTGCAAATGTTGTCGCAGGGACTCGGTTTTCCGCTGCGCGCCAACAGCAGTGCCGAAGCAGAAGAAAAATTGCGGCTGTACGGCGAAATGCTTGCCGAAGCGCTGGAAGGTCTGCGCCGGCTGATGCTGCAACGGGCCGAATCGAAAAGTGAACTGGTCCCCGCCAACCGCACCATCGTGGTCGCGACCGACAAGAATCCAATCAAACACGCCGGCACCCGTCAGGAAATGATGAGCCTGATGTTCTCCAGCGAAGCCATCGCTGCCGGCATTGTCGATCCGGTCGGCGCCGTCCGCGATGCCATGACCGATATCCGCCAGCACGAAGCAGCGATGCTGACCGGCCTGCACGGCGCCGTCGACGGCGCACTCAAGCGCTTGTCACCCAGCGCCATCGAGAAAGAAACTTCCGGCGGTTTCCTGCCTGCACTGCGCAAAGCCGCGCTCTGGGATCATTACTGCAGCCGCCACGGTGAACTTGGCGCCGACATGATGAAGAGCGGCAGCACCGGCATCTGGGATGATTTCAAGCACTCCTACAACGAAGAGATTGCACGGCAGAAAGCGCGGAAGTAA
- a CDS encoding VOC family protein yields the protein MTSLAVQGIGQIAVYVHDLPSAVRFYREQLGLRYLFEAGGMAFFDVNGVRLMLSQPNAADPQQRASVLYFKVADIDHSWQALMAAGTVAREPPQQVYAAAGTAQWLAFFEDPSGNVMALMEERKQA from the coding sequence ATGACGTCGTTAGCGGTGCAGGGCATCGGCCAGATTGCCGTTTACGTGCACGATTTGCCGAGCGCGGTTCGGTTCTATCGCGAACAACTGGGTTTGCGCTACCTGTTCGAAGCCGGTGGCATGGCTTTTTTCGACGTCAACGGCGTGCGTCTGATGTTGTCGCAGCCCAATGCGGCTGATCCGCAGCAACGGGCATCGGTGCTGTATTTCAAAGTGGCCGATATTGACCACAGCTGGCAGGCATTGATGGCTGCCGGCACCGTTGCCCGAGAGCCGCCGCAGCAGGTTTATGCTGCTGCTGGTACGGCGCAGTGGCTGGCGTTTTTTGAAGACCCAAGCGGCAACGTCATGGCGCTGATGGAGGAGCGCAAGCAGGCCTGA
- a CDS encoding TetR/AcrR family transcriptional regulator, whose translation MSKGEQTRQHILGTALGMARERGLEGLTIGSLADGLAMSKSGVFAHFGSKEELQIAVLKEAAERFAEQVLRPALAQPRGVARVRAILQHWLAYSVASGLPGGCLFIAAAAEFDDKPGPVRDFLQQQQSQWRLSLLKAIQMAVDAGELPAETDPEQFGFELFALVLASHHDQRLLGETQALGRAQRGFERLLAYPPLHLSH comes from the coding sequence ATGAGCAAAGGCGAGCAAACCCGACAGCACATTCTTGGCACCGCCCTGGGCATGGCCCGGGAACGCGGGCTGGAAGGGCTGACCATCGGCTCGCTGGCCGATGGGCTGGCGATGTCGAAAAGCGGCGTCTTTGCCCATTTCGGCTCCAAGGAAGAACTACAGATCGCGGTCTTGAAAGAGGCCGCCGAGCGCTTTGCCGAACAGGTGCTGAGGCCCGCGCTGGCACAGCCGCGTGGCGTCGCCCGGGTGCGCGCCATCCTGCAGCACTGGCTGGCCTATTCGGTTGCCAGTGGCTTGCCCGGTGGCTGCCTGTTTATCGCTGCCGCTGCCGAATTTGACGACAAGCCGGGCCCGGTGCGCGATTTCCTGCAACAACAACAGAGCCAATGGCGGCTGTCGCTGCTGAAGGCCATCCAGATGGCGGTCGACGCTGGCGAATTGCCGGCGGAAACCGATCCCGAGCAGTTTGGTTTTGAGTTGTTTGCGCTGGTGCTTGCCAGCCATCACGACCAGCGCCTGCTCGGCGAGACCCAAGCACTCGGCCGCGCCCAACGTGGCTTTGAACGACTGCTGGCCTACCCGCCGCTGCACCTCAGCCACTGA